The Candidatus Deferrimicrobium borealis DNA window CCTCTCTCCGGAAGTTTCACGCCGATCGTCCGGGCCTCGGCCTGAGCTACGAGGTGCTGCGACAGGTCGTCTACGGCGGCCATATCCCGAGGCCGGAAACCTTGTTCAGGATCCTTGGATCGATGCAATTCTCTTCCAGCCAGGTCCGTAAGATCTGCGGGATGCACTACGGGGATTATCTCCCGATCCCTTCCCCGGTCCCGGACGCTTCCCTCCCGTCCCCCGCGCATCCGGGAGGCGGGCCCCAGGAATCTCCGGCGGACCCGGGAGCGCCGGTCCCCGCCGAGCGGTCCCGGCAGGAGAACGAGCCGTCCTCCACCCCACCGGAGGAACCGGGAGAGATCCTCTCCCGCCTCCGCTCCTCCCTTCAGAGAATCCCGGTTCCCGGCAACGAGGATTTCTGGGAGATGGTGGAGTCGCTGGCGCGTATCGCGGAGCAGAAGGTCCGCCGCAGCGCCGGTCGCCAGGCGGAGCAGCCGCTCCTGTTCGCCGGGGAACCCGAGGCGATCTACCAGTTCCTCGTCCGGAAGAACCGGATCCCCCCGTTTCTCTCCCGCGGCGAAAACCTCACGTTCGATTTCGTGGACGGGATCGACTACCGGGACCGCTTCCGTGGCGCCCTGCTGGGCTCCGCGGTCGGCGAGGCGCTCGGCAGCCTCACGCAAGGTCTGACCCCCAGGGACGTCGAGGAACTGTTCGGGGAGCTCGACGCCCTGCCGGTCATCGCGTCCGCCCGCCGGGCGGCAGCGCCGTTCGACTCTCCCCTGTTGTCGGTCGCAAGGTCCCTCCTTCCGGACGGAGTCCTCGACCCTGCGAGGACGGCCGACGCGATCGCCCGCGCGGGCCGTCGGGACGACCCTCCGGGCCTCTCGGGGTTCGCGCGCAACCTCCTCGAGCGCGGGCTCCCCTGGCACGAGGCAGGGGAAAACGCCCCGGAGAGCATGCCCGCCGTACTTGTCCTCCCCATTGCGATGCTTCGTTCCGGGAACTTCCGGAGGCTCAAACTGGAAACGGGCATCCTCGCCTCCCTGACGCACATCCACCCGACGGCCATCGCGGGGGCGGTCGCGCAGGCCTGCGCGGTCGCGAGAATCCTTCACACCCCCGCGTCCACCCTCGACGTGATCTCCTTCTCCCGTTCGCTCGCTCCCGTCGTCGCCGGGATCGAGCCCGAGCGGGGGGCCCGGCCGCGGATCGGCAGATCGGCCACGACGGTGGGAAGGAAGCTGGGGGCGGAGCTCCCCGCCCTCCTCCTGCGGCGCGCTCCCGTCCAGGAGATGCAGGAGGCGCTCGGGAACGGAACCGCGGCGCACGAGGGGATCCCCTTCTCCCTCGGATGCTTCCTCCGCTCGCCGGGGGATTTCGCCGAGGCGGTCATGCCCGCCGTCCGCCACGGAGGGGATGCGGGCGCCGTCGCGGCGATGGCGGGCGCGCTGTGCGGGGCGTTTCTCGGGGAGTCGGGGATTCCGGAGCGGTTCCTCGCGCACCTGCCGGGACGACGGGAACTCGGGGAAGCGGCGGAGGGATTGCTCGCGCTGGCACGCGGCGAGGGGTAGCACAGTGGGGGCAACACCTTCCAGGGGGAAGACACTCTCCCGGTCCCACTCCGCCGCATGCGGCCGGA harbors:
- a CDS encoding ADP-ribosylglycohydrolase family protein produces the protein MDSQSGTILSTLLKKRLKTLGYPSLRKFHADRPGLGLSYEVLRQVVYGGHIPRPETLFRILGSMQFSSSQVRKICGMHYGDYLPIPSPVPDASLPSPAHPGGGPQESPADPGAPVPAERSRQENEPSSTPPEEPGEILSRLRSSLQRIPVPGNEDFWEMVESLARIAEQKVRRSAGRQAEQPLLFAGEPEAIYQFLVRKNRIPPFLSRGENLTFDFVDGIDYRDRFRGALLGSAVGEALGSLTQGLTPRDVEELFGELDALPVIASARRAAAPFDSPLLSVARSLLPDGVLDPARTADAIARAGRRDDPPGLSGFARNLLERGLPWHEAGENAPESMPAVLVLPIAMLRSGNFRRLKLETGILASLTHIHPTAIAGAVAQACAVARILHTPASTLDVISFSRSLAPVVAGIEPERGARPRIGRSATTVGRKLGAELPALLLRRAPVQEMQEALGNGTAAHEGIPFSLGCFLRSPGDFAEAVMPAVRHGGDAGAVAAMAGALCGAFLGESGIPERFLAHLPGRRELGEAAEGLLALARGEG